The window ACGGCCCGCCGCCCACGCGGGTGCAATACGCCTTGGTCACGCCGATGACCATGCCGACGGCCGTCGGCGCAACGCCGGTGCCGGTCACCGCGCCGCCCGAGGTCGCACTCGACGACGTCACGAACGGATACGTTCCGTGGTCAATGTCGAGCATCGTGCCCTGCGCGCCCTCGAACATCACCGACTCGCCCCGCGCCAGCGCTTCGTTCAGCAGCGCCGCCGTATCGGCCACGAACGGCGCCAGCTCCGCCGACGCGGCGGCGTACTCTTCGTAAATCTTGTCGGCATCGAGCGGCTCGGAGTTGAACAGCGCGTGCGCGATCAGGTTTTTCTCGCGGCAGGCGTTCTCCACGTGGGTGCGCAGCAGCTTCAGGTCGAGCAGGTCGGCCACGCGCAGCCCGCGGCGGCCCATCTTGTCTTCGTACGCCGGCCCGATGCCGCGCGACGTGGTGCCGATCTTCACCCGCCCCGGCGCGTTCTCCGCCGCCAGTTCGATCAGCCGGTGATAGGGAAGGATCACGTGCGCGCGATTTGAGACGAACAGCCGCCCGCTCACGTCCACGCCCGCCTCGCCCAGCCCCTTCACCTCGTTGAGGAATGCGATCGGATCGAGCACCACTCCGTTGCCGATCACCGAGCGCCGCCCCTGGCGCAGCACGCCGCAGGGGACAAGCTGGAGCACAAACTTCCTGCCGCCGATGATCACCGTGTGGCCGGCGTTGTGCCCGCCCGCGTAGCGCGCCACCACGGAGAAGTTCTCCGCCAGCACGTCAACGATCTTGCCTTTGCCCTCGTCGCCCCACTGGGCGCCCACGATCACGGCGGTCTTTGCTGGATTCATTGCGTTTGCCGATCTGTTCATCAGCCGCGCACACAACTCTCCCGGGACCTTCTCAACTCTGCAATGTCCAGGATAGGCGCGCGAAAGGAACTGTTAACAACACATTCTAAATTGCCGCGCGCCAGCGCGCCAACTTGAAACTTGAAACTCGAAACTGGAAACTGTCTTTGTGCCTGAGCTTCCCGAAGTCGAAACCATCGCGCGCGGCCTCGCCCGGCGCATCATCGGCGAGGCGATCGAGTCGGTCTGGATCGGCCAACGCAGCCAGCCGCTCAAGTCGCCCGCGAAGGAGATCGCGCGCACGCTCACCGGCAAGCGCATCACTGCGGTGCGCCGCATGGGCAAGCACATCGTCATCGACCTCGAAACGCCCAACGGCGCGCCCAGGCCGGCGCAATGGATCGTGCATCTCGGCATGACCGGGCGGTTGCTGGTCTGCCAGCCATCGGACGCCGTCGAAAAGCACACGCACCTGGTCGCGCATCTCGCCTCCGGGCGCGAGCTGCGCTTCGTCGATCCCCGCATGTTCGGCAAGCTGAGCGTCGTCCGCGGCAACGGATTCACCACCGCCGGCTCCGAGCCGCTCGACATCGGCTTCGAACTCTTCGCCGGCCTGTTCCGCGGCCGCAGGACGCCGATGAAGAGCGCGCTCCTGAACCAGAAGCTGCTGCGCGGCGTGGGCAACATCTACGCCGACGAGTCGCTGTTCCGCGCCGGCGTCCGCCCGCGCCGCCGCGCTGCCCGCGTGCGCCGCGACGAGATGCAGCGCCTCTTCGACGGGCTCCAGGCGGTCCTCAACGAAGCCATCGCCGCCGGCGGCTCCTCGGTTTCCGACTATGTCGACGCAAACGGCGACGCCGGCTTTTTCCAGCTCGAGCACCGCGTTTACGGGCGCGAAGGCGAACCCTGCCTGGTCTGCGGCACGGCCATCAAGCGCGTTGTCATTGGCGGCCGCAGCTCGCACTACTGCCCGCGCTGCCAGAAGTAAGTTTCGAGGTTTCAAGGTTTCGAAGTTTCGACGCGCGCGAACTGCTGATTGCGCATGGCCGAACCATGAAACCTCGAAACCTCGAAACCTCGAAACCTCTTCCTGCGCTCCCATGCACTACAATCGTGGTTTATGCCGGCTTTCGCCATCGGTGTCGATCTTGGCGGCACCAACATGCGCATCGCCGCCGTCGATGAGACGGGCACGCTGCTGGAAAAGGTCACCACCGGCACGCAGGTCTCGCGCGGCCGTGAGCGCGTGCTCGACGAAATGACCACCGACATCCAGGCGCTCGCCGCCAAGTTCCAGCGCGGCGCCACGCTCCTCGGCATCGGCGTCGGATTGCCCGGCATCATCGACATCCACACCGGCTTCCTGCACGAGTCACCCAACCTGCCCGGCTGGGACGACTATCCGGTGCGCGACGAAATCGAGCGCCGCCTGGGCGTGCCCGTCGTCCTGGAAAACGACGCCAACGCCGCCGCGCTCGGCGAAAAATGGATCGGCGCGGCGCGCGACTTCGACGACATGTGCATGCTCACGCTCGGCACCGGCGTTGGCGGCGGGCTGGTCTTCGACGGCCGCATCTGGCACGGCATGACAGGAATGGCCGGCGAGATCGGCCACATTAACGTCGACCCCGAAGGCCACATCTGCGGCTGCACCAGCCGCGGATGCCTCGAGCAGTTCGCCTCCGCCACCGCCATCGTGCGCATGGCGCGCGAGGCCGGCGCCACCGGCAACGCGCCCGCGCTCGCGCGCGCCATCGGCGACAATCCCGAGTTCAGCTCGAAGGTGGTTTACCAGATGGCGTTGCAGGGCGACGCCTCCGCGCGGCAGATCTATCGGCGCGTGGGCTGGGCGCTCGGCATGGTCGTCGCCGACCTGGTCAACGCCCTCAACCTGCCCATTTACGTGATTGGCGGCGGGGTGGCCAGCGCCTGGGAAGCGTTCGCGCCCGCCATGTTCGAGGAAGTGAAGAAGCGCTCGTTCGTCTATCGCGCCACCGCGCCCGAGCAAACCGGACGCATCGAGCCCGGCACGACCATCATCACGCGCGCACTCATGGGCAGCGACGCCGGCCTGTACGGCGCGGCGCGGCTGCCCATGCTCCGGGAAGAGACCCAGCACCACGTCGCCCGCCAGGTTCGGCGGGCCTAGGAGCTACTGCATACTGCCGCGAATCGCCACCGGCCCGTTCACCGTGCTGATGCGCACCACCACCGGCGCTCCCGGCGCGCCCAGCCGCGCGCGTCGCGTGCCGTCGTTGTCCCAGGTGCGATTTGCCGCCGTGCACGGCTCACAGCGGAACGGGCTGTGCCCGTCGGAAACGACCTCCACGCCCGAGCTGTAGCCGGAAGGAAGCGACAGCTCCAGCGGACCGTTGTGCGTGCTCGCGTCCAGGCCCTCGCCCTTCCATTGCTGATCGCGCAACCGCACGTCGAGTGGCCCGTTGTACGCCGCGATCTTCACCTTGCCGCTCGAGTCGTTGAGCGCGATCGGCCCGTTCTGCGCCTCGGCGTCAATCGAACCGGTGCAGCGCTTCAGCCCGATCGGCCCGTTCGTCGTCCGCGCCACGATCGTTCCGCTCACGTCGCGCAAATCAATCGGCCCGTTGTGGGTGTTCACCTCCAGGTTGATGTTCGCCGGCACGCGCACCAGGAAGTGCACCGACCACTCGTCCTCGCCCGGCCCTTCGGCCGTCACGTTTCCGCCGTCAATCTTCATGCGGATGCTGTCGAGCCGGCGCTTGGCCGCGGCCTCGTCATCCGCCGGAACCGCCTTGCACGCGGTGACGGAAATCTCCTTGCGGTCCCAGCCCTCCACTCTCACCCCGCCATTTTTCGGCGGACGCACCGAGAGCTTGCTGATTGCGGCTGCCGACAGCGTGCGCTGCTCCTCGGCGTAATAGGTCGGCCGCCTGCGCCCGTACTGCACCATGTCGCATTGCCCGGGATCGGTCCGTACAGCGTTCTCCGGCGTCGCCGCCGTCGCCTGCGTCGCCGCGGCGGCGGCCGCCGCCGCGCTCAACAGCAGCGAGCCGGCCAGCAATATCCATGCCTTTGGATGTTTCGTCATCATGGGCCACCTTCCTGCCCGATAGACGAAGCCTGCCAAACCAGGTGAGCAGCTTTTTCTGGGGACGTTTCTGCAGACCGGCAACTGGCAACCGGCAACTGGCGCTTGGCTACGCCGGCACCCGCTCCAGCGCCTTCTTCAGCGCGGCGAGGAACTGCTGGTTCTGCTCCGGCGTCCCTACGGTGACACGCAGCGCGTTGGGCGCGCCCCAGGCCGTCAGCGGACGCACGATCACGCCCGCCTCCTGGATACGCTTGGCCATTGCGGCGCCGGGTCCAGGCACTTCGAAGTAGATGAAGTTGGCCGAGGTCGGCGCCGGTTGCAGTCCCAGTTCGCGAAGCCGCGGCTCGAGCCATGCAACGCCTGCCACGTTGTTCTCCACCGCGCGGCGAACGTGCTCGGCGTCTTCCAGGGCCGCCACCGCCGCGGCCTCCGACACGTTCGAGACGGCAAACGCCGGCCGCACCCGCGCGAAGTGCTGCACGACCTGCTCGGGCGCGTATCCGTAGCCCACCCGCGCGCCCGCCAGGCCATGCGCCTTCGAGAACGTGCGCAACACCACTATCTGCCGGCCCTCGCGCACGTACTCGAGCGACCTGCTCCAGCGCCTACGATGCCGCGCCGCGTAGTCGTCGGCAAAATCGCTGTACGCCTCGTCGAGCACCACCAGCACGTGCGCGGGCACGCGCTCCAGGAACGCATCCATCGCCGCGGCATCGAACATCGTCCCGGTCGGATTGTTGGGATTCGCCAGGAAGACCACCCGCGTGTGGCTGTCGATGGAGCGCGCGATCGCGTCCAGGTCGAACCCGTGCCCGCGCATCGGCGCCTGCACCAGCGTGCCGCCCGCCGCGCGCACCACCATCGCGTACACGATGAACGTGCGCTCGCTGGTCACCGCCTTCAGCCCGGGCCGCAGCAGCGTCCGCGCGATGATGTCGAGAAATCCCGTCGAGCCCGGCGTGACCAGCACGTTTTCCGGCGCCAGCCCGGCGCGCTGCGCCAGCCGCAGCCGCAATTCCAGGTTGTCGTTGTCGGGATAGAAGTTGGATCCGGCCGCGGCGCGCGCCATGGCTTCCACCGCCAGCGGCGACGGCCCGAAGGGGTTCTCGTTCGACGCCAGCTTCACGCAGCGGACGCCGCTTTCGCGCTCCGCCGCGCGCACCGGCTTGCCCGGCACGTAGGCGCTCAGCGCGCGGACATGCTCCGGCACCAGCTCATCGAATCGGCTCATTTCATCCTGTGCGGGGCAACGAAAAGCGAGTTTCCCGTTTCTCGTTTCCCGTGCTGCGTGGGCCGCAGCCTGCCCAGCATAGAGGATTACGCAACAGCGCCGGCGGAAGATTCCCGCGCGCGGGCTAACCAATCATGTACGCCGGACGAAGACATCGAGGGCGCCCCAACGTTCGCGCCGCGCTTTTTGCGGCGCTAACGCGGGAAGCCTGCTCCTCCCCGTTCCGTCCACCGCCGCAACTGCCGCACCTCCGCATCCGTCAGATGCCGGAACTGGCCCGGAGGCACATCCAACTCCAGCGGGCCGTAGCGCACGCGCCGGATTTTCTCGACGTGGTGGCCGATCTTCTCGAACATGCGGCGCAGTTGCCGGTTGCGCCCCTCGACCAGCGTGACCTCGTACCACGGGTTCTCCGCGTCGCGCAGCAGCGTGATTTTTGCCGGCGCCGTCTTCACCGGACGCATTGCCGCGCGCGCGCGCGCGCCCATCCCACCGCCCGTCCCGCCAATCACCACGCCGCGCCGCAGCCGCTCAATCGCTTCGGCCTCCGGCCTGCCGCTCACCTTCACCACGTAGGTCTTGGGAAAATTCGACGAAGCGTGCATCAGCCGCTGGGAGAGTTCGCCGTCGTTGGTGAGCAGCAGCAGGCCCTCGCTGTTGTAGTCCAGCCGTCCCACCGGATACAGCCGTCCGGGCACGCCGCGCACCAGGTCGAGCACCGTGGCGCGGCGCTCGGGATCGGACACCGTGCTCACAAACCCGCGCGGCTTGTTCAGCATCAGGTGCACGCGCCGCTCAGGCCCGCGCAGCAGCCGCCCATTCACGCGGATGTGGTCGCGCTCCGGATCAGCCTTCGTGCCCAGCCCAGTCACCACCTGCCCGTTCACCGACACCAGACCGGCTGTGATCAGCCCTTCCGCCTTGCGGCGCGAAGCAATGCCGGCGGCGGCAATGATCTTTTGGAGTCGTTCGGTAGGCATGGGAAGGCAAGTTGCCCTTGCCGGTTGCCAATCGCGCACTGCCAAGACGGATTTTTCCGGTAACTGCCAACTGAAACCGGCAACTCTACTCGGTCCTGACCTCGTCCGCGGTGTCGTCTTGCGCCGCGGGTTCGGCTTCCTCGGCGGGCGCATCCGGCACGCCGGTCGCGTCGGCCTCCGCCGCATTGGCCGTGGGGAACAGGTCGGCCTGCTCGCTGCCCGCCGCGAGCTTCTCGAATTCTTCCATGCTGGGCAGCTCGCCAAGGTCGCTCAACCCGAAGCGCAGCAGAAATTCTTTCGACGTCTTGTACAGAATCGGACGCCCGATCACCGCCTTGCGTCCCGCCGTGGTGATCAGCTTGCGATCCAGCAGCGTGCCGATCACGCCGCTGGCGTCCACGCCGCGAATCTCGCTGATCTCCGGCACCGTGACCGGTTGCTTGTAAGCGATGACCGCGAGCGTCTCCAGCGCCTGCAATGACAGCCTTACCGGCGGCTTCAGGCTCTTGGCGAAGGCGCGCACCGCGTCGTGGTGCTCCGGCCGTGTCGCCATGCGATACCCGCCGGCCACCGCGCGAATCTCCATACCGCGCTCGGCCAGGTCGTACTCCGCCGCCAGCTCGGTAATCGCCTCGCGCACCTGCTGCTTGAGCGCGGCGAGCGCCGCCTTGCGGTCTTCACCCGCCGGCGGCTCGCCCTCGGCGATCACCCCG is drawn from Terriglobales bacterium and contains these coding sequences:
- a CDS encoding adenylosuccinate synthase; translation: MNPAKTAVIVGAQWGDEGKGKIVDVLAENFSVVARYAGGHNAGHTVIIGGRKFVLQLVPCGVLRQGRRSVIGNGVVLDPIAFLNEVKGLGEAGVDVSGRLFVSNRAHVILPYHRLIELAAENAPGRVKIGTTSRGIGPAYEDKMGRRGLRVADLLDLKLLRTHVENACREKNLIAHALFNSEPLDADKIYEEYAAASAELAPFVADTAALLNEALARGESVMFEGAQGTMLDIDHGTYPFVTSSSATSGGAVTGTGVAPTAVGMVIGVTKAYCTRVGGGPFPTEISAPVAETLRARGAEYGAVTGRPRRVGWVDLPLLRYAAMINGVRWWVVTKLDVLDELAEVPVCVGYKINGKKVSEVPAHASGFDTIECIYTKMPGWRTPTEGITRFDQLPQKTREYLRFVERESGARIGMVSTGPDRNQTILLEEFAAELAQLAPAQRAVAKARPAVRAKRPAKAPRRKAAKAK
- the mutM gene encoding bifunctional DNA-formamidopyrimidine glycosylase/DNA-(apurinic or apyrimidinic site) lyase gives rise to the protein MPELPEVETIARGLARRIIGEAIESVWIGQRSQPLKSPAKEIARTLTGKRITAVRRMGKHIVIDLETPNGAPRPAQWIVHLGMTGRLLVCQPSDAVEKHTHLVAHLASGRELRFVDPRMFGKLSVVRGNGFTTAGSEPLDIGFELFAGLFRGRRTPMKSALLNQKLLRGVGNIYADESLFRAGVRPRRRAARVRRDEMQRLFDGLQAVLNEAIAAGGSSVSDYVDANGDAGFFQLEHRVYGREGEPCLVCGTAIKRVVIGGRSSHYCPRCQK
- a CDS encoding ROK family protein, which translates into the protein MPAFAIGVDLGGTNMRIAAVDETGTLLEKVTTGTQVSRGRERVLDEMTTDIQALAAKFQRGATLLGIGVGLPGIIDIHTGFLHESPNLPGWDDYPVRDEIERRLGVPVVLENDANAAALGEKWIGAARDFDDMCMLTLGTGVGGGLVFDGRIWHGMTGMAGEIGHINVDPEGHICGCTSRGCLEQFASATAIVRMAREAGATGNAPALARAIGDNPEFSSKVVYQMALQGDASARQIYRRVGWALGMVVADLVNALNLPIYVIGGGVASAWEAFAPAMFEEVKKRSFVYRATAPEQTGRIEPGTTIITRALMGSDAGLYGAARLPMLREETQHHVARQVRRA
- the hisC gene encoding histidinol-phosphate transaminase, which codes for MSRFDELVPEHVRALSAYVPGKPVRAAERESGVRCVKLASNENPFGPSPLAVEAMARAAAGSNFYPDNDNLELRLRLAQRAGLAPENVLVTPGSTGFLDIIARTLLRPGLKAVTSERTFIVYAMVVRAAGGTLVQAPMRGHGFDLDAIARSIDSHTRVVFLANPNNPTGTMFDAAAMDAFLERVPAHVLVVLDEAYSDFADDYAARHRRRWSRSLEYVREGRQIVVLRTFSKAHGLAGARVGYGYAPEQVVQHFARVRPAFAVSNVSEAAAVAALEDAEHVRRAVENNVAGVAWLEPRLRELGLQPAPTSANFIYFEVPGPGAAMAKRIQEAGVIVRPLTAWGAPNALRVTVGTPEQNQQFLAALKKALERVPA
- a CDS encoding pseudouridine synthase codes for the protein MPTERLQKIIAAAGIASRRKAEGLITAGLVSVNGQVVTGLGTKADPERDHIRVNGRLLRGPERRVHLMLNKPRGFVSTVSDPERRATVLDLVRGVPGRLYPVGRLDYNSEGLLLLTNDGELSQRLMHASSNFPKTYVVKVSGRPEAEAIERLRRGVVIGGTGGGMGARARAAMRPVKTAPAKITLLRDAENPWYEVTLVEGRNRQLRRMFEKIGHHVEKIRRVRYGPLELDVPPGQFRHLTDAEVRQLRRWTERGGAGFPR
- the scpB gene encoding SMC-Scp complex subunit ScpB produces the protein MSLKSKIEAIIYAAEDPVTVEQIAGVIAEGEPPAGEDRKAALAALKQQVREAITELAAEYDLAERGMEIRAVAGGYRMATRPEHHDAVRAFAKSLKPPVRLSLQALETLAVIAYKQPVTVPEISEIRGVDASGVIGTLLDRKLITTAGRKAVIGRPILYKTSKEFLLRFGLSDLGELPSMEEFEKLAAGSEQADLFPTANAAEADATGVPDAPAEEAEPAAQDDTADEVRTE